The proteins below are encoded in one region of Balaenoptera acutorostrata chromosome 11, mBalAcu1.1, whole genome shotgun sequence:
- the NOL12 gene encoding nucleolar protein 12 isoform X1, with amino-acid sequence MGRNKKKKRDGDGRRPRLILSFDEEKRREYLTGFHKRKVERKKAAIEEIKKRLKQEQKKLREERHQEYLKMLAEREEALEEADELDRLVTAKTEPVQYDHLNHTVTVTTISNLDFSAARLLGLPPPEQGPGPRSEEDASSAEKPTRALPRKSRDPLLSQRISSLTASLHAHKRKKVKRKHPSRAQNSTKKPPSATRTSKTQRRRLTGQARHSGE; translated from the exons ATGGGCCGCAACAAGAAGAAGAAGCGAGATGGTGACGGCCGGCGGCCGCGGCTCATTTTGAGCTTCGACGAGGAGAAGCGGCG GGAGTACCTGACAGGCTTCCACAAGCGGAAGGTGGAGCGGAAGAAGGCAGCCATTGAGGAGATCAAGAAACGGCTCAAGCAGGAGCAGAAGAAGCTCCGGGAGGAG CGCCACCAGGAATACTTGAAGATGctggcagagagagaggaggctcTGG AGGAGGCGGACGAACTGGACCGGCTGGTGACAGCAAAGACAGAGCCGGTGCAGTACGACCACCTCAACCACACGGTCACCGTGACCACCATCAGCAACCTGGACTTCTCAGCGGCCCGGCTGCTCGGACTGCCCCCGCCTGAG CAAGGGCCCGGGCCCAGGTCTGAGGAGGACGCGTCATCCGCAGAGAAGCCGACCAGAGCCTTACCCAGGAAGTCCAGAGACCCTCTGCTGTCCCAGCG GATCTCCTCTCTCACGGCCTCGCTGCACGCGCACAAGCGCAAGAAGGTCAAGAGGAAACATCCCAGCCGGGCCCAGAACTCCACCAAGAAGCCCCCAAGCGCCACTCGTACCAGTAAGACCCAGCGCCGCCGGCTGACAGGCCAAGCCCGGCACAGCGGGGAGTGA
- the NOL12 gene encoding nucleolar protein 12 isoform X2, with amino-acid sequence MYIFGMVLGTWEYLTGFHKRKVERKKAAIEEIKKRLKQEQKKLREERHQEYLKMLAEREEALEEADELDRLVTAKTEPVQYDHLNHTVTVTTISNLDFSAARLLGLPPPEQGPGPRSEEDASSAEKPTRALPRKSRDPLLSQRISSLTASLHAHKRKKVKRKHPSRAQNSTKKPPSATRTSKTQRRRLTGQARHSGE; translated from the exons ATGTACATTTTTGGaatggtgcttggcacatg GGAGTACCTGACAGGCTTCCACAAGCGGAAGGTGGAGCGGAAGAAGGCAGCCATTGAGGAGATCAAGAAACGGCTCAAGCAGGAGCAGAAGAAGCTCCGGGAGGAG CGCCACCAGGAATACTTGAAGATGctggcagagagagaggaggctcTGG AGGAGGCGGACGAACTGGACCGGCTGGTGACAGCAAAGACAGAGCCGGTGCAGTACGACCACCTCAACCACACGGTCACCGTGACCACCATCAGCAACCTGGACTTCTCAGCGGCCCGGCTGCTCGGACTGCCCCCGCCTGAG CAAGGGCCCGGGCCCAGGTCTGAGGAGGACGCGTCATCCGCAGAGAAGCCGACCAGAGCCTTACCCAGGAAGTCCAGAGACCCTCTGCTGTCCCAGCG GATCTCCTCTCTCACGGCCTCGCTGCACGCGCACAAGCGCAAGAAGGTCAAGAGGAAACATCCCAGCCGGGCCCAGAACTCCACCAAGAAGCCCCCAAGCGCCACTCGTACCAGTAAGACCCAGCGCCGCCGGCTGACAGGCCAAGCCCGGCACAGCGGGGAGTGA
- the LGALS1 gene encoding galectin-1, giving the protein MACGLVASNLNLKPGECLRVRGEVPPDAKSFVLNLGKDGNNLCLHFNPRFNAHGDTNTIVCNSKDDGAWGAEQRESVFPFQPGSVVEVCVSFDQADLTIQLPGGYDFKFPNRLNLEAINYLAADGDFKIKCVAFE; this is encoded by the exons ATGGCTTGT GGTCTGGTCGCCAGCAACCTGAATCTCAAACCTGGGGAGTGCCTCAGAGTGCGGGGCGAGGTGCCCCCTGACGCCAAGAG CTTCGTGCTGAACCTGGGCAAAGATGGCAACAACCTGTGCCTGCACTTCAACCCCCGCTTCAACGCGCACGGGGACACCAACACCATCGTGTGTAACAGCAAGGATGACGGGGCCTGGGGGGCTGAGCAGCGGGAGTCCGTCTTCCCCTTCCAGCCTGGAAGTGTTGTGGAg gTGTGCGTCTCCTTCGACCAGGCAGACCTAACCATCCAGCTGCCTGGTGGATACGATTTCAAGTTCCCCAACCGCCTCAACCTGGAGGCCATCAACTACCTGGCAGCCGATGGCGACTTCAAGATCAAGTGCGTGGCCTTTGAGTAA
- the LOC103002857 gene encoding chronophin isoform X4, producing the protein MARCERLRGAALRDVLGRAQGVLFDCDGVLWNGERAVPGAPELLERLARAGKAALFVSNNSRRARPELALRFARLGFGGLRAEQLFSSALCAARLLRQRLLGPPDAQGAVFVVGGEGLRAELRAAGLRLAGDPDEDPGSAPRVRAVLVGYDEHFSFAKLSEACAHLRDPDCLLVATDRDPWHPLSDGSRTPGTGSLAAAVETASGRQALVVGKPSPYMFECITEHFNVDPSRILMVGDRLETDILFGHRCGMTTVLTLTGVSCLEEAQAYLAAGQHDLVPHYYVESIADMMEGLED; encoded by the exons ATGGCGCGCTGCGAACGGCTGCGCGGCGCGGCCCTGCGCGACGTGCTGGGCCGGGCGCAGGGGGTCCTTTTCGATTGCGACGGGGTGCTGTGGAACGGCGAGCGCGCCGTGCCGGGCGCCCCGGAGCTGCTGGAGCGGCTGGCGCGGGCTGGCAAGGCGGCGCTGTTCGTGAGCAACAACAGCCGGCGCGCGCGGCCCGAGCTGGCCCTCCGCTTCGCGCGCCTCGGCTTCGGGGGGCTGCGCGCCGAGCAGCTCTTCAGCTCCGCGCTGTGCGCCGCGCGCTTGCTGCGCCAGCGCCTGCTCGGGCCGCCGGACGCGCAGGGCGCGGTGTTCGTGGTGGGGGGCGAGGGGCTGCGGGCCGAGCTGCGCGCCGCGGGGCTGCGCCTGGCGGGGGACCCCGACGAGGACCCGGGCTCGGCCCCGCGCGTGCGCGCTGTGCTGGTGGGCTACGACGAGCACTTCTCCTTCGCTAAGCTGAGCGAGGCCTGCGCGCACCTGCGCGACCCCGACTGCCTGCTGGTGGCCACCGACCGCGACCCGTGGCACCCGCTCAGCGACGGCAGCCGGACTCCCG GCACCGGGAGCCTGGCTGCCGCCGTAGAGACAGCCTCAGGCCGCCAGGCCCTGGTGGTGGGCAAGCCCAGCCCCTACATGTTCGAGTGCATCACAGAGCACTTCAACGTGGACCCCAGCCGCATACTTATGGTGGGCGACCGCCTGGAGACCGACATCCTCTTCGGCCACCGCTGTGGCATGACCACCGTGCTCACGCTCACAGGCGTCTCCTGTCTGGAGGAGGCCCAGGCCTACCTGGCAGCCGGCCAACACGACCTCGTGCCCCATTACTATGTGGAGAGCATCGCGGACATGATGGAGGGGTTGGAGGACTGA